GACCTCGTCTTGGCGGAGGCCCTGGCCCGGGTATGGAGCGCCTAGCCCCCGCGAAGGTCAACCTCGGGCTTTCCGTCCGCTTCCGGCGGGAGGACGGGTACCACGAGCTCCACACCCTCTTCGCCCCCTTCTCCCTGGCGGACCGGCTGGTGGTGGAGCCCGTTTCGGCGGGCCTCCACTTCCAGGGGCCTTACGGGCGCGAGAACCTGGCCTACCGGGCGGCCTCCCTCTACCTCGAGGCGGCGGGCCAACCCGGGGGCGTGCGCATCCTTTTGGAGAAGCGGATCCCCGAGGGAGCCGGGCTTGGGGGCGGGAGTTCCGACGCGGCCCAGGTCCTTCTTGCCCTCAAGGCCCTTTACCCGGCGGAGGTGGACCTCTTCGCCCTGGCCCGGACCCTCGGGGCGGACGTCCCCTTCTTCCTCCTCGGGCGGGGGGCGGAGGCCCGGGGGGTGGGGGAGAGGCTTAGGCCCCTCGCCCTGCCCCCGGTCCCCGCGGTGGTCTTCTTTCCCGGGCTCAAGGTGCCCACGCCCCTGGTCTACCGGGCCGTGCGGCCGGAGGACTTCGGCCCGGACCTCCCCGTGGGGGCCATCCTCGAGGCCTTGGCCCGGGGGGAGGAGCCCCCGTACTGGAACAGCCTGGAAGGCCCCGCCTTCCGCCTCTTCCCCGAGCTCAAGGAAGTGCGGGGCCGGATGCGGGCGTTGGGGCTTAGAGGGGTGCTCATGTCGGGCTCGGGGAGCGCCTTCTTCGGGCTTGCGGAAGGCCCGGACCACGCGAGGCGGGCGGCGGAGGCGCTTGGGGCCTGGGGGCGCGCCTGGGCCGGCACGCTGGGAGGTGGGGATGCTGGGTCTGGACCTGCTTAAGGAAGTCCCGGGGCTCCTCGAGGAGATCAAGGCCCTGCCCCTTCGCCTGGACGAGGAGCGGTTCCGGTTTTGGCTCCAGCAGGACTACCCTTTCGTGGAGGCGCTCTACCGCTACCAGGTGGGCCTGCTTCTGGAGGCCCCCCAGGCCCACCGGGCCCCTTTGGTCCAGGCCCTCATGGCCACGGTGGAGGAGCTGGACTGGCTCCTCCTCCAGGGGGCCAGCCCTTCCGCCCCGGTCCACCCGGTGCGGGCGGGCTACATCGCCCTGCTGGAGGAGATGGGCCGGCTTCCCTACGCCTACCGGGTGGTCTTCTTCTACTTCCTAAACGGACTTTTCCTCGAGGCCTGGGCCCACCACGTCCCGGAGGAGGGGCCTTGGGCGGAGCTTTCCCAGCACTGGTTCGCCCCCGAGTTCCAGGCCGTCCTCTACGACCTCGAGGTCCTGGCCCGAGGCCTTTGGGAGGGCTTGGACCCCGAGGTGGTGCGGACCTACCTCCGCCGCATCCTGGAGGCGGAAAAGGCCACCTGGAGCCTTCTCCTCTGATACCGCCCCATCCTGGCTTGCGCCGGCATGGGGGCCCCGGCAAAGGGTCCCTAGGGGGCTTCCCTGGGCCAGTGGGGCGGAGGAAACCGGAAGAAAGGGTATGCCTGTCCCCGTCGCCTTCGCCCGGGAGGCCCCCCGAAAAAGGCAGCCCCCCCGGCCGGGCCGGGAGGCGGCAAGCGGGCGCTTAGTTCAGCTCCTCGCCCCAGGCCTCCTCAAAGAGGCGCTTCGCCTCCTGGACGGTGATCTCTAGGCTTTGGGCCACCTCCTCGGCCAGGAGGTGGATGGCCCGCCTCAGGGCCTGCCGGTCCAGGTCGGGAAGGCCCCGCTCCACCTCCCAGGCCCGGAGCTGGCCCGCCATCTGGGCGATGCGGTAGGGGTTCCCGTCCGCCAGGATCTCGCTGGTCTTGCGGTGCCGGGCGGCCCACTGCTTGGGGAGGGGCATCCGCCCGTTCTTGAGCAGGTCCAGGATCACGGGGACCTCTTCCGGGGCCAGGGCCTTCCTTAGGCCCACGCTGTGGGGCGCTTCCACCGGCACGTAGGCCTTGGAGCGGGAACCGGGGAAGTCCACCTGGTAGTAGGCCCGGCTCACCCCGCTTACGCTCCGCTGGGCGATGCCCGCCACCACGCCGACCCCGTAGGGGGGCAAGACCACCTTGTCCCCAGGCCTGAACTCTTTCACGGCTCTACTCCTTTCCGGAGCACCTCCATAAGATGCTCCAAATAGGCTTCCACCTCCAAGGAGGGGGTGCACCCCATCGCCGCGATGACCGCGGCCGTGGCCCTGGGGGAGAGGCCCGTGCGCACGGCCCCTTCCGACTGGCCCGACCGCAAAAGCTCCTCCAGGAGGCGGAGGTAGTGCTCGTGGAGGCCCTTGAGCCAGGGGGTGGGGTCGTCCATGGCCTCCCGGGCCACGGCGGCCCAGAGGCCCCGCCACTCCTGCACCCAGGCCAGGCGGCGCCTCAGTACCTCCTCGAGGCGCACAAAAAAAGGCGCCTTGCGGCGCACCACCTCCTCCACCTCGCGGTAGAAGGCCCAGGTGCGCTCCTCCACCAGGGCCTTGAGCAGGTCCCTCTTGTCGCGGAAGTAGAGGTAGATGGTGCCCTTGCCTACCTCCGCCCTCCGGGCCACCTCCTCCATCTTGAGCCCGGAGAGGCCCCGCTCCCGGAGCACGGCCAGGGTGGCCTCGAGGATGGCCCGCTTCTTGTCCTTGACGCCGGCCCCTGGAGGGGTTATCATCGCGGCCACGACCCCCAGTCTACCACACCGTCCTTCCCCTTTCATGAGGGGTGCGCTACCCTAGGAGGTACAGGGGAGGTGAAAGCGTGCGTCAGGGCTACTTCGCCTTGCTCACCGCGGACCCCTTGCGGGGCGCCCTCAACCGGGTGGAGGCCCGGCTTATTGAGGAGGCCCGTGGGGAGGCCCTTTTCCTCATCCCGTACGCCCTGCGGGACCTGGCCGAGGCCTGGCGCCTCGTCTACCGCGACCTGGGCCTCAGGCGGGGCCGGGTGGTCTACCTCCGGCGCCGGGAGGAGGCCTTTGACCCCGAGGTGGCCCGGCGGGTGGCGGAAAGCCCCCTGGTGATCCTCGCCGCCGAGAGCCTGCCGGAGTTCCTGGACCTCATCCGCAACAGCCTCCTCCTGCAGGCCCTCGCCGAGGTCTACCGCCAGGGGGGTGGGGTGGTGGCCGTGGGAGAGGCCACCGGCCTCCTGGGCGAGGCGGCCTTTTACGCCTTGGAAGGCGAGGTCCGGGCGGGGTTCGGCCTCGCCCTCCTCAGGGGGCTCGCCCTCCTTCCCCGGGTGGAGGAGCGGGGGCGGTTTCTGGCCCTTTCCCGCCTGGTGGCGGACAACCCCGACCTCGTGGGGCTCGGCCTTTTGGAAAACACCGCCCTCCGCCTCCTTCGGGGCCTCGGGGAGGTGTGGGCGGGCGGGGTCACCTTGGTGGACGCCGGCGGGGCCGAGTACACGGGCCGGGGCGTCCGCGGCCTGAGGGTGGACGTCCTCTCCACGGGCGAGCGCTTCTCCCTTCCCAGCCTATAATCGGGGCATGCCCTCGGGGCGCGCCCACGAGGCCTTGAACCTGGCGGCGCTGGGCGGCCTGGCTCTGGCCCACCTGGCGGCGGGGGGCTCTCCGGAGGACCCCCGGGCCTGGGCCTTCGGCCTCGCCTACCTGGCGGGCACTTACCTCCTTTCCCCCGATTTGGACCTGGCGGAGCGGGGGGTGAGGGCGAGCCGCCGCTGGGGGGTCCTCGCCGCCTTCTGGCGCCCTTACGGCTGGCTCTTTAGGCACCGGGGCCTCTCCCATACCTGGCTGCTTGGGCCCCTCACCCGGCTCGCCTACCTGGGGGCTTGGGTGGGGTTACTTCTCCTGGTCCTGCGCTGGACTCTGGGCCTACAGGTCTCCCTAGACCTTCCCCCGGAGCTATGGGGCTTCGGCCTGCTCGGCTACTACGCCTCCCAGTGGCTCCACCTCCTCGCGGACGGGATCCGGCCCGACCACGGCCTGAAGCGCCTGCGCCGTCCTCGGTGAGGCCGCTCACCCTCCGCAAACCCTCCTCTGCCATACTGAAGCCATGACCAAATTCTGGACCCTTCTCGTGGCGGGCGCGTTGAGCCTGGCCTTGGCGGTGAAGCCGGGCGAGCCCCTTCCCGGCTTCCTCCTTTGGGACCCCCAGGGCCGGCCCGTGGCCCCGGCGACGATGCCAAAGCCCGCGGTCCTCGTCTTTTGGGCCAGCTGGTGCCCGGTGTGCAAGGCGGAGTTCCCCGGCCTGCACCGGGTGGCGGAGGAGACGGGGGTCCCGTTTTACGTCATCAGCCGGGAGCCCCGGGACACCAGGGAGGTGGTTCTGGAGTACATGAAGGCCTACCCCCGCTTCATCCCCCTTCTGGCCTCGGACCGGGACCGGCCCCACGAGGTGGCGGCCCGGTTCAAGGTTCTGGGCCAGCCCTGGACCTTTGTGGTGGACCGGGAGGGGAAGGTGGTGGCCCTCTTCGCCGGACGGGCGGGCCGGGAGGCCTTGCTAGACGCCCTCCTCCTCGCCGGGGCCGACCTCCCATAGCTCGGCCCGGCGGGCCTCCCCTTCCGGCGAAAGCCTAAGGAGGTGGCTCGCCCCGAGGAGGCGGGGCTCCCCCCACTCCACCAGGCCGAGCCGTGCCCCCTCCAGGGCGGCCTCCAGCTGGCCGAGGAGGAGGGAGGGGTCCTTCAGGCGGTAGAGGTCGGCGTGGACCACGGGCCCCTCGGGGGTGGGGTAGGTGTGGATGAGGGTGTAGGTGGGGCTCGTGACCCGGCCGGGGAAGCCCAGGGCCCGGACGAGGAAGCCCACGAAGGTGGTCTTGCCCGCGCCCAAGGGGCCCTCGAGGGCCACAAGGGCGCCCCAGGGGAGGAGGCCCAGGACCTCCTCCGCCAGGGCCTGGGTGTCCTCGAGGCGCGAAAGCCTGCGCGAAAGAAGGAGCCGCATAAGCGAAACAAGGCCCTTTCGGGCCTCGGTTTGGTGCCGGGGGCGGGACTTGAACCCGCACGCCCTTGCGGGCACCACCCCCTCAAGATGGCGTGTCTACCAGTTCCACCACCCCGGCGTGGGCGCGCCTCAGCGCAAGCACCAGTTTAGCAAAAGGCGCTGCCTTGTCAAGCGCGGGGGCTTGCCTAGTAAATCGCCTTGTACCCCGGAGGGGGCGGGACACCCTCGTCCCGACCTTTGCAAGGCAAGCCCGGAAGGTATTGCCAAGAAAGGGTTTTGCCTGTACACTAGGGCAGTTGAGGGCTCTCAGGGCCAGCCCCTGGCCCTGAGGGTGGACCCCGTGTGGGGCATAACGGAGGGCATTCCCCTCCGGGGGGATCTTGAGAACAAGGGGGCAAGTCCAAAAAGAAGGGAGTGGTGGCACTGCCGACGATCAATCAGCTCGTCCGAAAGGGCCGCGAGAAGGTCCGCAGAAAGAGCAAGGTTCCGGCGCTGAAGGGGGCGCCCTTCCGCCGGGGGGTGTGCACCGTGGTGCGCACCGTCACCCCCAAGAAGCCCAACTCGGCGCTCCGTAAGGTGGCCAAGGTGCGCCTCACCTCCGGCTACGAGGTCACGGCCTACATCCCCGGCGAGGGGCACAACCTTCAGGAGCACTCGGTGGTCCTCATCCGGGGCGGCCGTGTGAAGGACCTGCCGGGCGTGCGCTACCACATCGTGCGCGGGGTCTACGACGCCGCCGGGGTCAAGGACCGAAAGAAGAGCCGCTCCAAGTACGGGACCAAGAGGCCCAAGGAGGCGGCCAAAACCGCGGCCAAGGCCAAGAAGTAGGTGAGCTATGGCACGGAGAAGGAGAGCAGAAGTCCGTCAGCTCCAGCCCGACCTCGTCTACGGGGACGTGCTGGTCACCGCCTTCATCAACAAGATCATGCGGGACGGGAAGAAGAACCTGGCCGCCCGCATCTTCTACGACGCCTGCAAGATCATCCAGGAGAAGACCGGCCAGGAGCCCCTCAAGGTCTTCAAGCAGGCGGTGGAGAACGTCAAGCCCCGGATGGAGGTCCGTTCCCGCCGCGTGGGCGGGGCCAACTACCAGGTCCCCATGGAGGTCTCCCCGAGGCGCCAGCAGTCCCTGGCCTTGAGGTGGCTCGTTCAGGCGGCCAACCAGCGCCCTGAGCGGCGCGCGGCGGTGCGCATCGCCCACGAGCTGATGGACGCCGCCGAGGGTAAGGGCGGGGCGGTGAAGAAGAAGGAGGACGTGGAGCGGATGGCCGAGGCGAACCGGGCCTACGCCCACTACCGGTGGTGAGTATGGCGGTCAAGGTAGAGTACGACCTGAAGAGGCTCCGGAACATCGGCATCGCCGCCCACATCGACGCGGGCAAGACCACCACCACCGAGCGCATCCTTTACTACACAGGCAAGATCCACAAGATCGGCGAGGTCCACGAGGGCACGGCCACCATGGACTTCATGGAGCAGGAGAGGGAGCGCGGCATCACCATCACCGCCGCCGTGACCACCTGCTTCTGGAAGGGCCACCGCATCAACATCATCGACACCCCGGGCCACGTGGACTTCACCATTGAAGTGGAGCGCTCCATGCGGGTCCTGGACGGGGCCATCGTGGTCTTTGACTCCAGCCAGGGGGTAGAGCCCCAGTCCGAGACCGTCTGGCGCCAGGCGGAGAAGTACAAGGTGCCCCGCATCGCCTTCGCCAACAAGATGGACAAGACCGGGGCCGACCTCTGGCTCGTGATCCGCACCATGCAGGAGCGCCTGGGGGCGCGCCCGGTGGTGATGCAGCTCCCCATTGGCCGGGAGGACACCTTCTCGGGGATCATTGACGTCCTCCGGATGAAGGCCTACACCTACGGCAACGACCTGGGCACGGACATCCGCGAGATCCCCATCCCCGAGGAGTACCTGGACCAGGCCCGGGAGTACCACGAGAAGCTCGTGGAGGTGGCCGCCGACTTTGACGAGAACATCATGCTGAAGTACCTCGAGGGCGAGGAGCCCACCGAGGAAGAGCTGGTGGCCGCCATCCGTAAGGGCACCATTGACCTTAAGATCACCCCCGTCTTCCTGGGCTCCGCCCTGAAGAACAAGGGTGTCCAGCTCCTCCTGGACGCGGTGGTGGACTACCTGCCCTGCCCCTTGGACATCCCCCCCATCAAGGGCACCACGCCTGAAGGGGAGGTGGTGGAGATCCACCCCGACCCCGATGGCCCCTTGGCGGCCTTGGCCTTCAAGATCATGGCCGACCCCTACGTGGGCCGCCTCACCTTCATCCGCGTCTACTCCGGGACCCTCACCTCGGGCTCCTACGTCTACAACACCACCAAGGGCCGCAAGGAACGTGTGGCCCGGCTTCTCCGCATGCACGCCAACCACCGGGAGGAGGTGGAGGAGCTCAAGGCGGGCGACCTGGGCGCCGTGGTGGGCCTCAAGGAGACCATCACCGGGGACACCCTGGTGGGCGAGGATGCGCCCCGGGTCATCCTGGAGTCCATTGAGGTGCCCGAGCCCGTGATTGACGTGGCCATTGAGCCCAAGACCAAGGCCGACCAGGAGAAGCTTTCCCAGGCCCTGGCCCGCCTGGCGGAGGAGGACCCCACCTTCCGCGTCTCCACCCATCCCGAGACCGGCCAGACCATCATCTCCGGGATGGGCGAGCTCCACCTGGAGATCATCGTGGACCGGCTCAAGCGGGAGTTCAAGGTGGACGCCAACGTGGGCAAGCCCCAGGTGGCCTACCGGGAGACCATCACCAAGCCGGTGGACGTGGAGGGCAAGTTCATCCGCCAGACCGGCGGCCGCGGCCAGTACGGCCACGTGAAGATCAAGGTGGAGCCCCTCCCCCGTGGCTCGGGCTTTGAGTTCGTCAACGCCATCGTGGGCGGGGTGATCCCCAAGGAGTACATCCCCGCGGTGCAGAAGGGGATTGAGGAGGCCATGCAGTCTGGGCCCCTCATCGGCTTCCCCGTGGTGGACCTCAAGGTCACCCTCTACGACGGCTCCTACCACGAGGTGGACTCCTCCGAGATGGCCTTCAAGATCGCCGGCTCCATGGCCATCAAGGAGGCGGTGCAGAAGGGGGACCCGGTGATCCTCGAGCCCATCATGCGGGTGGAGGTC
This region of Thermus thermophilus genomic DNA includes:
- a CDS encoding CarD family transcriptional regulator encodes the protein MKEFRPGDKVVLPPYGVGVVAGIAQRSVSGVSRAYYQVDFPGSRSKAYVPVEAPHSVGLRKALAPEEVPVILDLLKNGRMPLPKQWAARHRKTSEILADGNPYRIAQMAGQLRAWEVERGLPDLDRQALRRAIHLLAEEVAQSLEITVQEAKRLFEEAWGEELN
- the rpsL gene encoding 30S ribosomal protein S12; this translates as MPTINQLVRKGREKVRRKSKVPALKGAPFRRGVCTVVRTVTPKKPNSALRKVAKVRLTSGYEVTAYIPGEGHNLQEHSVVLIRGGRVKDLPGVRYHIVRGVYDAAGVKDRKKSRSKYGTKRPKEAAKTAAKAKK
- a CDS encoding TlpA family protein disulfide reductase, yielding MTKFWTLLVAGALSLALAVKPGEPLPGFLLWDPQGRPVAPATMPKPAVLVFWASWCPVCKAEFPGLHRVAEETGVPFYVISREPRDTREVVLEYMKAYPRFIPLLASDRDRPHEVAARFKVLGQPWTFVVDREGKVVALFAGRAGREALLDALLLAGADLP
- the ispE gene encoding 4-(cytidine 5'-diphospho)-2-C-methyl-D-erythritol kinase; its protein translation is MERLAPAKVNLGLSVRFRREDGYHELHTLFAPFSLADRLVVEPVSAGLHFQGPYGRENLAYRAASLYLEAAGQPGGVRILLEKRIPEGAGLGGGSSDAAQVLLALKALYPAEVDLFALARTLGADVPFFLLGRGAEARGVGERLRPLALPPVPAVVFFPGLKVPTPLVYRAVRPEDFGPDLPVGAILEALARGEEPPYWNSLEGPAFRLFPELKEVRGRMRALGLRGVLMSGSGSAFFGLAEGPDHARRAAEALGAWGRAWAGTLGGGDAGSGPA
- a CDS encoding metal-binding protein — protein: MPSGRAHEALNLAALGGLALAHLAAGGSPEDPRAWAFGLAYLAGTYLLSPDLDLAERGVRASRRWGVLAAFWRPYGWLFRHRGLSHTWLLGPLTRLAYLGAWVGLLLLVLRWTLGLQVSLDLPPELWGFGLLGYYASQWLHLLADGIRPDHGLKRLRRPR
- the sbtR gene encoding TetR/AcrR family transcriptional regulator SbtR, whose amino-acid sequence is MAAMITPPGAGVKDKKRAILEATLAVLRERGLSGLKMEEVARRAEVGKGTIYLYFRDKRDLLKALVEERTWAFYREVEEVVRRKAPFFVRLEEVLRRRLAWVQEWRGLWAAVAREAMDDPTPWLKGLHEHYLRLLEELLRSGQSEGAVRTGLSPRATAAVIAAMGCTPSLEVEAYLEHLMEVLRKGVEP
- the fusA gene encoding elongation factor G; the protein is MAVKVEYDLKRLRNIGIAAHIDAGKTTTTERILYYTGKIHKIGEVHEGTATMDFMEQERERGITITAAVTTCFWKGHRINIIDTPGHVDFTIEVERSMRVLDGAIVVFDSSQGVEPQSETVWRQAEKYKVPRIAFANKMDKTGADLWLVIRTMQERLGARPVVMQLPIGREDTFSGIIDVLRMKAYTYGNDLGTDIREIPIPEEYLDQAREYHEKLVEVAADFDENIMLKYLEGEEPTEEELVAAIRKGTIDLKITPVFLGSALKNKGVQLLLDAVVDYLPCPLDIPPIKGTTPEGEVVEIHPDPDGPLAALAFKIMADPYVGRLTFIRVYSGTLTSGSYVYNTTKGRKERVARLLRMHANHREEVEELKAGDLGAVVGLKETITGDTLVGEDAPRVILESIEVPEPVIDVAIEPKTKADQEKLSQALARLAEEDPTFRVSTHPETGQTIISGMGELHLEIIVDRLKREFKVDANVGKPQVAYRETITKPVDVEGKFIRQTGGRGQYGHVKIKVEPLPRGSGFEFVNAIVGGVIPKEYIPAVQKGIEEAMQSGPLIGFPVVDLKVTLYDGSYHEVDSSEMAFKIAGSMAIKEAVQKGDPVILEPIMRVEVTTPEEYMGDVIGDLNARRGQILGMEPRGNAQVIRAFVPLAEMFGYATDLRSKTQGRGSFVMFFDHYQEVPRQIQEKLIKGQ
- the rpsG gene encoding 30S ribosomal protein S7, which encodes MARRRRAEVRQLQPDLVYGDVLVTAFINKIMRDGKKNLAARIFYDACKIIQEKTGQEPLKVFKQAVENVKPRMEVRSRRVGGANYQVPMEVSPRRQQSLALRWLVQAANQRPERRAAVRIAHELMDAAEGKGGAVKKKEDVERMAEANRAYAHYRW
- a CDS encoding cyanophycinase: MRQGYFALLTADPLRGALNRVEARLIEEARGEALFLIPYALRDLAEAWRLVYRDLGLRRGRVVYLRRREEAFDPEVARRVAESPLVILAAESLPEFLDLIRNSLLLQALAEVYRQGGGVVAVGEATGLLGEAAFYALEGEVRAGFGLALLRGLALLPRVEERGRFLALSRLVADNPDLVGLGLLENTALRLLRGLGEVWAGGVTLVDAGGAEYTGRGVRGLRVDVLSTGERFSLPSL
- the tsaE gene encoding tRNA (adenosine(37)-N6)-threonylcarbamoyltransferase complex ATPase subunit type 1 TsaE — translated: MRLLLSRRLSRLEDTQALAEEVLGLLPWGALVALEGPLGAGKTTFVGFLVRALGFPGRVTSPTYTLIHTYPTPEGPVVHADLYRLKDPSLLLGQLEAALEGARLGLVEWGEPRLLGASHLLRLSPEGEARRAELWEVGPGEEEGV